The following nucleotide sequence is from Triticum dicoccoides isolate Atlit2015 ecotype Zavitan chromosome 7B, WEW_v2.0, whole genome shotgun sequence.
GTCTTGGGTCTCTTGGCTGATCCTCAACTATAAATCTATCCACCCTTATTGCTTTCAACTCACCAAAACAAAGAAACTCTCCTTTGCTGCTTTATCCCTTTGTTGGAAATGGCTCGCAAGAAGGTGACCCTCCGGTACATCCTCGATAAAAAGTCTAGATTTAGTACTTCAAAGAAGCGGCGTGAGGGCCTACGAAAGAAGGCGGAGGAGTTGGCCATCATGTGCAACGCCAAGGCATGTGTGCTAGTATATGGCGAGGGTGAGGCGGTACCGCAGGTGTTCCCGTCCCCCGCTGAGGCGGTGCCTATCCTGAACCGGTATAAGAATATGCcggaggggaacttcaagaagacggTGAATCATGAAGGCTTTCTCAACCAACATTTTGACAAGCTCCAGGCCAAGGGCCACAAGCTCCAGGGCATCTGTGAAGACAACGAGACCAGAATCCTCCTGCACAAGGCCATGCTTAGAAGCAACCTCTCGAGCCTTGATGGCCTCAACATCGAGGATCTCACCAATGTTGGCCGAAAGCTAGAGGTGATCCTCCAGAGCATGGGGGAAAGAATCACAAAAATTAGCGGCCAACCACCTCTCTTCCAGCCCCAGGAGCCATACATCACCAACACCATGGACATGGGGTCTCCAGCAATGTATCACACGCCACCGCCAGCTCCATACGTCACCGACTACATGCACATGAAGTCTCCATCGACTTATCAGGCACCACCACCAGCTCCATACATCACTCACAACATGGACATGGGGTCTTCGATGATGTATCCGGCAGCATCACCAGTTCGCTATGGCACTAGTGGCATGGACATGGGGCCTCCCACGATGTTTAAGGCTCCGCCGCAACAACAAGAGGATTCACTTCACATGATGAGGTATGGAGGAGACCTCAACGCCCTGGTCTATAGTGGCCACAATTCTAGTGGCCATAATGACACCAACACAAGCATTGTCTTCCATAGTGGTGATATTCACCCGAAGAGGTCGTTTGAGGTGGGGTTTGGTTGGCAGTTCGGTGGCGCTGATCCTGAAGCTTCTTCTTCAAGTCCTTTCCCCCCAATGTAAGCAAGGAGAAGATACATGTAATCCCATTAATAATAAGTGACATGTAATCTTGGTTGTGCTCTTTGAGCCCAAGCATATTTCATTTAGTCATTGCAATTGTTATTATGGATCTCTTCAATGGTCTGTTTGTTTGATCTCCGTGATTTAGCTGGTCCCAACTTCTATGTTGCACCTACTCTTTGTGTAAACATGCATGCTTTTTCAGGCATACctttttttatgatagtttttgttGACCCTTGACGTCGCATCAAGTGATACAACCATGAAGAGTTCACTCCTGGTTTCTGCATAGCTAGATGCGCACAACATATAAAAATCTACCATAGTTCTAGGAAAGTGAAAACACATGACATTGTTTGACACAAAAATAAGAATAACTTCAAGAAATGGAGGACCAATCCGATGACTACACCTTCACCCATGTTACGTAAAGAACTCCTTAAAAATCACATATTCTATTGTGACATGCCTAAGCGGAGCTATATCAAAAACACCTAGGTATTGGAAGCTAAGTGGGGGCATTTCCCAACCACGAGTCCTCCCAATACCTAACATGTGAGCAATCCTCGACAGTGATAGTTTCGGACTAGAGAATAAGTCATCTTCGCTTCATAGAAACAACCAAAAAGTGGGAGTCCTCAGGTTTCCTCTAGACCTAGGATAGAATCTTAGAGCCTATCTATATAGTACTAAATATATCATGGCATACCTCATCCTTGGTAAGAAGCTTGAATAACTATTTATGGATAATACATATTTGGGGATTTCTCTCCATGCCAATCTCAAAGGCCTAATACCTTTGAAAATGTAATTAATGAGCTCCTTCGAAATGTTCCAATATATTATAACAAATATTCCTATTTACTAAATGGCACTTTAGCACATTACCGAAGCAATCCGTGAGGCATTCGGAGACCACTGGAAAGGCGTATCCGACAAGAAATGCTAAAGGGGCAATGGAAAATGAGGTTCTCAATGGTCTCTTCAACAACATTACATGGGATGTAAGCATAGTTGTTAGTGACATTAAATATTCTCCACTTGTGCATATTTAGCGTATTAAGCCTATCATAAAGAAGAAACCATAGAATACTTTTAACTCCATTTTGGCACTTCAAAGAAATACATCACGTAAATAATCATATTAGAAAGCACAGAGTTGGGAAGGAGATGTCCTCCACCATAGGGAAAATGCACCCCTTTCGAACTATTGAGACACTTTATATTCTTTCCTCTATGTGTTTCCACTCCTACTGGTCTCTCACAGGTAGAAACATTTCTATTATATGCAACAAATTCTTATTTCTACTTGACCTTTAAAATTCTACATTTGGCACTTTCTCTTCTTATGGTATATAAGTAAATGGATGTGCAAAAGAGGCTAGAAGAGAGGTAGAATTGCTTCAATGTTCAAGGACTAGCACGATGATAATAGGATGGCAAATGGAGTGAGACGATACCCACGATAATGGGATAAGGTGAATGAGTACAAGTGCCATACAAGATATGAGTCATTGCTAGAGCTATAGATAACAAGGAGACAAGGTGTATACACTTTGAGTTTAGCAAGTGGTTCTATGTTTTCAGTTTGCCTAAATGATAAGAAGATATGTGTTTTTAGGTGGCATCCAATTCTAGACATGTAATCCCTCCATGTTTTACAAACTGCAAACGGGCATGCCTAAAGCATGGAGAAGGTAAGTGTGGTGGTTCACATGTTTTTGGGGGTGTCATGACAATAATGAGAGTGGATAAATGAAGTTATAGTGTCATTCAGAATGATTTCAAAATTCAAGTTAAGTGAAAATTTAAGGACATACATCAAGGCTAGATTTATGTGacagaaacagaagaaaagtaTGATTGTTTTAATGTTGTTTCATTGCTAGAGGCAAGGGAATAGAAAAAAAATCAAGCATAGGAATTGCACCCCATAAGTGTCGTTCAGTTTATAGAATGATGCATCGGTAATATGGTACATGTTACTTATAACTGGCCTTTATTTAATGTTTAACATGCTACATTCCATGCCTGAGTATTGAAACGGCAAGAACATGATGAGGGGAGCGGGGGCACGTTTCATATGTTAACTAGTGTTACAATATTGAGAGGAACTACTGTGCGAAGATCTAGGTAACTAATAAATAAATGATAGGCAATAACATGTTAGCGGTAAGGGGACAAGTCAATACATCTAGTCAATCTGACCTACAGTCGGATGGACG
It contains:
- the LOC119335920 gene encoding MADS-box transcription factor 34-like: MARKKVTLRYILDKKSRFSTSKKRREGLRKKAEELAIMCNAKACVLVYGEGEAVPQVFPSPAEAVPILNRYKNMPEGNFKKTVNHEGFLNQHFDKLQAKGHKLQGICEDNETRILLHKAMLRSNLSSLDGLNIEDLTNVGRKLEVILQSMGERITKISGQPPLFQPQEPYITNTMDMGSPAMYHTPPPAPYVTDYMHMKSPSTYQAPPPAPYITHNMDMGSSMMYPAASPVRYGTSGMDMGPPTMFKAPPQQQEDSLHMMRYGGDLNALVYSGHNSSGHNDTNTSIVFHSGDIHPKRSFEVGFGWQFGGADPEASSSSPFPPITLPKQSVRHSETTGKAYPTRNAKGAMENEVLNGLFNNITWDVASNSRHVIPPCFTNCKRACLKHGEGIYLVKC